In Desulfopila inferna, the following are encoded in one genomic region:
- a CDS encoding electron transfer flavoprotein subunit alpha/FixB family protein yields the protein MKTLLIAEYRDGKLLENYGELIGFAEAIEAESVMFLVGSPESLPDFKGKLYLAGAESHGEFNPAVHKRLLTEVITREEPDIIAFPHSSYGWDMAPRIACSLGIAQISEVVDFRDGLPVVPVCNAKMRRTVKPKSEQYVLTLQAGAFNAPPPQSQAAPEVIDIEELSQGDLSFHGYEEAEKGGVDLTRAEIIVSAGRGIGKAENVGIISDLAEKLGGEYGASRPVVDSEWVEHNRQVGTTGQTVSPKLYIACGISGAIQHLAGMKKSEFVVAINTDRDAPIGEVADVLIVSDLKQFVPALMERL from the coding sequence ATGAAAACTTTACTGATTGCAGAATATAGAGATGGCAAATTGCTTGAAAATTATGGGGAGCTTATCGGCTTCGCTGAGGCAATTGAGGCAGAAAGTGTTATGTTTCTGGTGGGCTCACCGGAGTCTCTGCCTGATTTCAAGGGCAAACTTTATCTGGCCGGTGCCGAGAGCCACGGTGAATTCAACCCCGCGGTGCACAAAAGGTTGCTCACCGAGGTAATTACCCGGGAAGAACCTGATATCATTGCGTTTCCTCATTCATCATACGGTTGGGATATGGCCCCGCGAATTGCCTGTTCCCTTGGAATCGCCCAGATTTCAGAGGTCGTCGACTTCAGGGATGGACTGCCGGTCGTACCGGTCTGCAATGCCAAAATGCGCCGCACCGTCAAACCGAAGAGTGAACAGTATGTGCTCACCCTGCAGGCGGGGGCCTTCAACGCTCCGCCTCCCCAGAGTCAAGCAGCTCCCGAAGTAATAGATATTGAGGAGCTGTCGCAGGGGGATCTCTCATTTCATGGATATGAAGAGGCTGAAAAGGGCGGTGTTGATCTCACCAGGGCGGAGATCATAGTCAGTGCCGGCCGGGGCATAGGCAAAGCTGAAAATGTCGGGATTATTTCCGACCTGGCCGAAAAACTCGGCGGTGAATACGGGGCCAGCCGTCCGGTGGTTGATTCGGAATGGGTTGAACACAACAGACAGGTAGGAACAACGGGACAGACGGTTTCCCCGAAACTCTATATTGCCTGCGGTATCTCCGGAGCTATACAGCATCTTGCCGGAATGAAGAAATCCGAATTCGTGGTTGCCATCAACACCGACAGGGATGCTCCAATAGGAGAAGTAGCCGATGTTCTGATAGTCTCTGATCTGAAGCAATTCGTGCCGGCTCTGATGGAAAGGCTTTAG
- a CDS encoding TetR/AcrR family transcriptional regulator: protein MRIEAKDSREVATQIKNKKLVEERRRQIVDGAVKLFIKYGYHKTTTRILAKETGLSIGSLYEYISTKEDVLYLVCMAIYSEVEQGLSGALTRSAEGREALREIIREYFLVCDRMSDHVLLMYQVTHFLPDKWQKKVLEAEMRITSLFIDAMKQLQSEGKLAVDDETINLIGHNISVIGHTWAFRRWYFAKHFTIEQYTKKQSEFIMGFLPEK from the coding sequence ATGAGAATTGAGGCAAAGGACTCACGCGAAGTAGCCACCCAGATAAAGAACAAAAAACTGGTTGAAGAAAGAAGACGGCAGATTGTCGATGGTGCGGTCAAACTTTTCATCAAATATGGCTACCATAAGACAACTACACGGATCCTGGCCAAGGAGACCGGGCTTTCCATAGGTTCTCTCTACGAGTACATATCGACCAAAGAGGATGTTCTTTACCTGGTCTGCATGGCCATCTACTCTGAGGTAGAGCAGGGTCTTTCGGGGGCGCTGACACGATCCGCCGAAGGCCGGGAGGCGTTGCGGGAAATCATCCGGGAATATTTCCTGGTCTGCGACCGCATGAGCGACCACGTCCTGCTGATGTACCAGGTAACCCATTTTCTTCCAGACAAGTGGCAGAAGAAGGTCCTGGAGGCGGAGATGAGAATCACCAGTCTCTTCATCGATGCCATGAAGCAGCTGCAGAGTGAAGGTAAACTTGCTGTTGACGATGAAACCATCAACCTGATCGGCCATAATATATCGGTCATCGGTCATACCTGGGCTTTCAGAAGATGGTACTTTGCCAAGCATTTTACCATTGAACAGTATACCAAAAAACAGTCTGAGTTCATTATGGGATTTTTACCGGAAAAGTAA
- the icmF gene encoding fused isobutyryl-CoA mutase/GTPase IcmF — MNAPIEVYKLNNNVRVITATSLFDGHDASTNIIRRILQDSGVEVIHLAHNRSVQELVDTAIEEDAQGIAMSSYQGGHIEAFKYMIDLLKERNASHIKVFGGGGGVIVSEEIKELMDYGVARIYTPEDGASMGLQGMINHMLSILDFSTLPYHDLQPKTLAPTMVDKISGLMTAVQEAKATSAEELEKIMSTIRPLAATRNPPVIGITGTGGAGKSSLTDEIIVRFLNDANDIRIAVICCDPSRRKTGGALLGDRIRMNSISTTDRVYMRSLATRSSSHEVSESLPEAIQVAKAAGFDLIIAETAGIGQGDSRVIDLADVSLYVMTSEFGAPSQLEKIDMLDYADIIVINKFEKKGSDDALRDVRKQVQRNRKAWDRAPEDFPVFGTIASKFNDDGVTALYHAILETLSAKTSLQLSSALLKPEKKASSSKAIVIPADRIRYLAEISESIRKYHAISGKQSEAIRKRWHLQESIEIIAAGDGDEIVINSLKEEAGKASRSIDTDAHTLVSSWQDIKEAYSGDEYVYTIRGKELRIPLYSTTLSHSRMPKISLPKFKDPGEIYSWMRRENLPGYFPFTAGVFPLKRVAEDPTRMFAGEGGPKETNARFKLLSADSEAKRLSTAFDSVTLYGWDPDLRPDIYGKIGTSGVSICTLDDVKQLYDGFELCSPTTSVSMTINGPAPIILAMFMNTAIDQQVDAFAEKNNRAPNQEELRQIREMVLANVRGTVQADILKEDQGQNTCIFSIEFALKMMGDIQQFFIENNVRNFYSVSVSGYHIAEAGANPITQLALTLSNGFTYVEYYLARGMHIDQIAPRLSFFFSNGMDPEYTVIGRVARRIWAVAMREKYGASENSCKLKYHIQTSGRSLHSQDIQFNDIRTTLQGLCAIYDNCNSLHTNAYDEAITTPSNESVRRALAIQLIINREWGLAKNENMNQGSFIVEELTELVEEAVLSEFDRITERGGVLGAMETGYQRSKIQEESLYYENLKHTGKYPIIGVNTFRNPAANYDEANAAVELARATDEIKQDQLQRLSDFQARHKEEAPEALAQLKKAALNGDNLFAELMETVKSCSLGQITTALYEVGGQYRRNM, encoded by the coding sequence ATGAACGCCCCCATTGAAGTGTATAAGCTCAATAATAATGTCAGAGTAATCACGGCCACTTCACTTTTCGACGGCCATGATGCCTCAACCAACATTATCCGTCGGATTTTGCAGGATTCAGGAGTGGAAGTCATCCACCTTGCACACAATCGTTCCGTCCAGGAGCTTGTCGATACGGCCATTGAGGAAGATGCCCAGGGGATAGCCATGTCCTCCTATCAGGGTGGTCATATCGAAGCCTTCAAATATATGATCGATCTGCTCAAGGAAAGAAATGCATCCCACATCAAGGTGTTCGGCGGGGGCGGCGGCGTCATTGTCAGCGAAGAAATAAAAGAACTGATGGATTACGGCGTGGCCAGAATCTATACCCCTGAAGACGGGGCTAGTATGGGATTGCAGGGCATGATCAACCACATGCTGTCTATCCTGGATTTTTCGACGCTGCCTTATCACGATCTCCAGCCCAAAACACTCGCGCCCACTATGGTCGACAAAATCAGCGGGTTAATGACCGCGGTACAGGAAGCCAAGGCGACAAGTGCGGAAGAACTGGAAAAAATCATGTCGACCATACGGCCACTGGCGGCGACCAGGAACCCTCCCGTTATCGGCATCACCGGCACAGGCGGTGCCGGGAAATCCTCACTTACCGACGAGATCATTGTCCGCTTTCTTAATGATGCCAACGATATTCGCATTGCCGTTATCTGCTGTGATCCGTCACGAAGAAAAACAGGCGGTGCCCTGCTTGGCGACAGGATACGCATGAACTCCATCTCCACTACCGATCGGGTCTATATGCGCAGCCTGGCGACCCGCAGTTCCTCCCACGAGGTCTCCGAGTCTCTCCCGGAAGCGATACAGGTTGCCAAGGCGGCCGGATTTGATCTGATTATTGCGGAAACCGCCGGCATCGGCCAGGGTGACTCCCGCGTGATCGATCTTGCCGATGTATCTCTCTATGTGATGACCAGCGAGTTCGGCGCCCCGTCCCAGCTGGAAAAGATCGATATGCTTGATTACGCCGATATCATCGTTATCAACAAGTTTGAAAAGAAGGGCAGCGACGACGCTCTCAGGGATGTTCGCAAGCAGGTGCAGCGCAACCGCAAAGCCTGGGACAGAGCCCCGGAAGACTTTCCGGTATTCGGCACCATCGCCTCAAAGTTTAATGACGACGGGGTCACCGCCCTCTACCATGCCATTCTGGAAACACTTAGCGCCAAGACATCTCTGCAGCTTAGCTCGGCCCTGCTCAAACCCGAGAAGAAAGCCTCATCTTCCAAGGCTATCGTGATACCCGCCGATAGAATACGCTACCTCGCTGAGATTTCTGAGAGTATCCGCAAGTATCATGCCATCAGCGGGAAGCAGTCCGAGGCAATCCGCAAAAGATGGCACCTTCAGGAGAGCATCGAGATAATAGCCGCCGGAGACGGCGATGAAATAGTAATCAACTCCCTCAAGGAAGAAGCCGGCAAAGCATCGCGGAGCATCGACACTGACGCCCACACGCTGGTTTCCTCCTGGCAGGATATCAAAGAAGCCTATTCCGGCGATGAATATGTTTACACAATCAGGGGAAAGGAGCTGCGCATCCCGCTCTACAGCACAACGCTGTCGCACTCCAGAATGCCGAAAATATCTCTGCCCAAGTTCAAGGATCCCGGAGAGATCTATTCCTGGATGCGGCGGGAAAACCTCCCCGGATATTTTCCCTTCACCGCCGGGGTGTTTCCTTTGAAGAGAGTTGCGGAAGATCCTACACGGATGTTTGCCGGCGAGGGTGGTCCCAAAGAGACCAACGCGCGCTTTAAGCTTCTCTCCGCCGACTCTGAGGCAAAACGCCTCTCAACCGCCTTTGACTCGGTCACCCTCTACGGCTGGGACCCGGATCTGCGTCCTGATATATATGGTAAAATAGGTACCTCGGGGGTATCCATCTGCACACTCGATGACGTTAAACAGCTGTATGACGGTTTCGAGCTCTGCTCACCCACCACCTCGGTTTCCATGACAATCAACGGCCCCGCTCCAATCATTCTGGCAATGTTCATGAACACTGCCATCGATCAGCAGGTCGACGCTTTTGCGGAGAAGAACAATCGCGCTCCCAACCAGGAAGAATTACGGCAAATCAGGGAGATGGTCCTTGCCAATGTCAGGGGCACCGTACAGGCCGATATCCTTAAGGAAGACCAAGGGCAGAACACCTGTATTTTCTCTATTGAATTCGCTCTGAAAATGATGGGGGATATTCAGCAGTTCTTTATTGAAAACAATGTACGGAATTTTTACTCCGTCTCCGTCTCGGGCTACCATATTGCCGAGGCCGGCGCCAATCCCATTACCCAGCTCGCCCTCACTCTCTCCAACGGCTTTACCTATGTGGAATATTACCTGGCGAGGGGCATGCATATCGACCAGATCGCACCGCGGCTCTCCTTCTTTTTCTCTAACGGCATGGATCCTGAGTACACGGTTATCGGCCGGGTGGCCCGGCGCATCTGGGCCGTGGCCATGCGGGAGAAATACGGGGCGTCAGAAAATAGCTGTAAGCTGAAGTACCATATCCAAACCTCGGGAAGATCGCTGCATAGTCAGGACATACAGTTCAATGACATTCGTACGACACTGCAGGGTCTCTGCGCTATCTACGATAACTGTAACAGTCTGCATACCAATGCCTACGACGAGGCAATCACTACTCCGAGTAACGAGTCTGTCCGGCGTGCTTTGGCCATTCAGCTGATCATCAACCGCGAATGGGGTCTGGCCAAAAATGAAAACATGAACCAGGGCAGCTTTATCGTTGAAGAGCTGACCGAACTGGTGGAAGAGGCGGTTCTCAGTGAATTTGACAGAATCACCGAACGCGGCGGCGTACTTGGAGCGATGGAGACAGGGTATCAGCGCTCCAAGATACAGGAGGAGTCGCTTTATTACGAGAACCTGAAGCATACGGGCAAATATCCTATCATAGGCGTGAACACCTTCCGCAATCCCGCTGCCAATTACGACGAAGCCAATGCCGCAGTGGAACTTGCCCGGGCAACGGATGAGATCAAACAGGACCAGCTGCAAAGACTCTCCGACTTCCAGGCAAGGCATAAAGAAGAAGCACCCGAGGCACTGGCGCAACTCAAAAAAGCGGCTCTTAACGGCGACAACCTTTTTGCTGAATTGATGGAAACCGTGAAAAGCTGCAGTCTCGGCCAGATAACTACAGCCTTGTATGAAGTTGGTGGACAATACCGCAGAAATATGTAG
- a CDS encoding cupin domain-containing protein — MKTIFTTVVVLLFFVGFAWAEGVQVEELIKSTSSWNDVSLPDYSQAETEVTVLKITVDPQTSLPMHFHPVINVAYMLAGELTVISDQGKRKIIKQGEALIELVNQDHYGINEGVEPVEILVVYLGEKGQPITVKK; from the coding sequence ATGAAGACAATATTTACTACTGTGGTCGTGCTGTTGTTTTTCGTCGGGTTTGCCTGGGCGGAGGGCGTGCAGGTTGAAGAACTGATCAAATCCACCAGTTCATGGAATGATGTTTCTCTACCCGATTATTCTCAGGCGGAAACGGAGGTGACCGTTCTGAAAATCACCGTAGACCCGCAGACCTCTCTACCGATGCATTTTCATCCGGTGATTAATGTGGCCTACATGCTTGCCGGTGAACTGACAGTCATTTCAGACCAGGGGAAAAGAAAGATAATAAAACAGGGCGAGGCCTTGATCGAGCTGGTCAATCAGGACCATTACGGCATAAATGAGGGAGTGGAGCCTGTTGAGATTCTGGTAGTTTACCTGGGCGAAAAGGGGCAGCCGATTACCGTCAAAAAGTAG
- a CDS encoding NUDIX hydrolase: MVKTAEQNGWPFGDGLRLLVAANLKRFTVHHCQQNSGMRRAAVALALVNAGDDSPVYGIPKTAPGEAALVLTRRSQHLVNHAGQWALPGGSIDQGETAEQAALRELKEEVGISLGPAAILGRLDDFSTRSGFTITPIVVWAGENPGLIPNPAEVASVHRIPVMELMRDDAPVLQSIPESDNPVLLMPVGQGWIASPTGAVLYQFREVALQGREVRVAHYEQPYFAWR, from the coding sequence GTGGTGAAAACAGCGGAGCAGAACGGCTGGCCGTTTGGAGATGGGCTTCGGTTGCTGGTGGCTGCCAATCTGAAGCGTTTTACGGTGCACCATTGTCAGCAGAACAGCGGCATGAGACGGGCTGCCGTTGCCCTCGCCCTTGTCAATGCGGGTGATGATTCGCCGGTATACGGAATACCGAAGACAGCACCTGGCGAAGCAGCTCTGGTTCTTACCAGAAGATCGCAGCATTTGGTTAACCATGCCGGGCAGTGGGCTCTTCCCGGCGGGAGTATAGACCAAGGCGAAACCGCCGAGCAGGCGGCCCTGAGGGAATTGAAGGAAGAGGTGGGGATCAGCCTGGGACCGGCAGCCATCCTGGGTCGTCTCGATGACTTTTCCACTCGTTCCGGGTTTACCATTACCCCCATTGTGGTGTGGGCCGGCGAGAATCCCGGCCTGATCCCGAATCCCGCCGAAGTTGCCTCGGTTCACCGTATTCCGGTAATGGAGTTGATGAGGGACGATGCTCCGGTTTTGCAGTCAATTCCCGAGAGTGATAATCCGGTGCTGCTTATGCCGGTGGGGCAGGGATGGATTGCGAGTCCCACCGGAGCGGTGCTTTACCAGTTTCGTGAAGTAGCCCTACAGGGCAGAGAGGTAAGGGTCGCCCATTATGAACAACCTTATTTTGCCTGGCGATAG
- a CDS encoding GatB/YqeY domain-containing protein has product MALQETIRSQLITSMKAKDSERTAVIRILIGEFQRQPEKELTDEQVVGIIKKLIKSEKELLAASGKTDTGYIRILTEYLPKQASEEEIRAWIEDNVDFSSLANKMQAMRPIMAHFGSSADGNTVKKILQEMD; this is encoded by the coding sequence ATGGCACTACAGGAGACCATAAGGTCACAGCTTATAACTTCCATGAAGGCGAAAGACAGCGAGAGAACCGCTGTGATACGCATACTCATTGGAGAATTCCAGAGACAGCCGGAAAAGGAATTAACCGATGAACAGGTTGTCGGCATCATCAAGAAACTGATTAAATCAGAGAAGGAGCTGCTGGCAGCTTCGGGAAAAACGGATACCGGTTATATCCGTATCCTCACGGAATATCTGCCTAAGCAGGCTAGCGAGGAAGAAATTCGCGCCTGGATAGAAGATAATGTCGATTTTAGCAGTCTGGCCAACAAAATGCAGGCCATGCGCCCGATAATGGCACATTTCGGTTCAAGCGCCGATGGCAATACCGTGAAGAAGATTTTGCAGGAGATGGACTAG
- a CDS encoding Lrp/AsnC ligand binding domain-containing protein, with amino-acid sequence MASMFSKYNPLDFARKIFGGTEQGEDDNPHSFNTHQEREEAYESVKRGTSMVPMHKIIGSVGRYHDFDNQFKTRNGRRDERLDTIVEAMKTGKTMAPISLYQIKDDYFILDGHHRFKAAQELGRTEIRSCIIELLPSKNTLENKLYLEKTEFRDKAGLLSTIDLTELGQYGHLEKQIEEHRRFLTEERREEVSYEEAAGDWYSTIYQPLAAIIRDRRLVASFPERTVDDLYLYISVHQWEIGKKRKYGIGVDQLIPREMEEFRKEMSRRKEQKYPDLHPEMTVFILLNVDGRHEQRIFDKLLALDEVREVHSVHGSIDIIIKVRLVRDLLSSDAELLSQFILSTIRKWTGVISTQTLIPGISKVKDTDRCHI; translated from the coding sequence ATGGCTTCTATGTTTTCGAAATATAACCCTCTGGATTTTGCCAGGAAGATCTTTGGCGGTACTGAACAAGGGGAGGACGACAACCCTCACAGCTTCAATACCCACCAGGAGCGTGAGGAGGCATATGAGTCGGTGAAGCGCGGCACCTCAATGGTTCCGATGCATAAGATTATTGGAAGTGTGGGGAGATACCATGATTTCGATAATCAGTTTAAAACCAGAAACGGCAGAAGGGATGAACGCCTTGACACCATTGTCGAAGCAATGAAGACCGGTAAAACCATGGCTCCGATCTCTCTCTACCAGATCAAGGATGACTATTTCATTCTTGACGGGCATCATCGTTTCAAGGCTGCCCAGGAATTAGGCCGCACCGAAATCAGGTCCTGTATCATAGAACTGCTGCCGTCAAAAAATACCTTGGAAAACAAGTTGTATCTGGAAAAAACGGAGTTCAGAGACAAGGCAGGACTACTCAGCACTATTGATCTGACCGAGCTTGGACAATACGGCCATCTGGAAAAGCAGATCGAGGAGCATCGCCGCTTTCTCACCGAGGAACGGCGAGAAGAGGTGAGTTATGAGGAGGCGGCCGGAGACTGGTACTCCACTATCTATCAACCCCTTGCCGCGATAATCCGCGACCGGCGGCTGGTCGCCTCTTTTCCGGAGAGGACGGTTGATGATCTCTATCTCTATATTTCCGTGCATCAGTGGGAAATAGGCAAGAAGAGAAAATATGGAATCGGGGTCGATCAGCTTATTCCCCGAGAGATGGAAGAATTCCGCAAAGAAATGTCACGTCGTAAAGAGCAGAAATATCCTGATCTTCATCCGGAAATGACGGTTTTTATCCTTCTCAACGTCGATGGCCGGCATGAACAGCGCATTTTCGACAAGCTTCTTGCCCTCGATGAAGTTCGTGAAGTTCACTCCGTCCATGGGTCTATTGATATCATTATTAAAGTGAGGCTGGTGCGGGACCTGCTCTCTTCGGATGCGGAGCTGCTCTCTCAGTTCATTCTCTCCACCATCAGAAAATGGACCGGGGTTATTTCAACGCAGACTCTTATTCCCGGTATTTCAAAGGTGAAGGATACGGATCGTTGTCATATATGA
- a CDS encoding metallophosphoesterase family protein: MKILTVSDTVSGDVFDSPETLQKYKDIDLIISCGDLPPEFLSALRHRFDVPLMYVLGNHDLRYSASSPVGCRNIDRQIVSFNDFTFVGFSGSRWYNGGRNQYTEKQMARFIGGMRFSLWRSGGPDIVVTHAPPRHIHDGEDPCHKGFRSFSRFIEKYKPSYFLHGHIHRNFEDDAERVTIVNTTRVINSYGFYVFEI; the protein is encoded by the coding sequence TTGAAAATATTGACGGTTTCAGACACGGTTTCCGGTGATGTCTTTGATTCTCCGGAAACACTGCAAAAATACAAGGATATTGATCTCATTATTTCCTGTGGGGACCTTCCTCCGGAATTCCTCAGTGCACTGCGGCATCGTTTCGATGTTCCTCTGATGTATGTGCTCGGCAATCATGATCTGCGCTATTCCGCTTCCTCCCCGGTAGGCTGCCGCAACATCGACAGGCAGATAGTTTCCTTCAATGACTTTACTTTTGTCGGTTTCTCCGGCAGCAGATGGTATAATGGCGGTAGAAATCAATACACCGAAAAGCAGATGGCCCGGTTCATCGGTGGGATGCGTTTTTCTCTGTGGCGCAGCGGCGGGCCTGATATAGTGGTGACCCATGCACCGCCGCGTCACATCCACGATGGCGAAGATCCCTGTCATAAGGGTTTCAGGAGCTTCTCGCGCTTTATTGAGAAATATAAACCTTCATATTTTCTACATGGACATATTCACCGGAATTTTGAAGATGATGCAGAGCGAGTAACCATAGTCAATACAACCCGGGTGATAAACAGTTATGGCTTCTATGTTTTCGAAATATAA